From a region of the Odoribacter splanchnicus DSM 20712 genome:
- a CDS encoding sensor histidine kinase produces the protein MKRKAFIVLFGAVLLLMATALTEYLFYRQDENTWVERFESRLHEQERKADHLLATFRDSVDIDSEEWEEDLIFVGIREGRVFFWTNEIIGDRHLSELLTSGRNFTKIGNTYYEIRRKRYKDIDYYALLRIKDDYPYTGKYIKNNFGKFLNISEENIGQVEISTVTVEQGHLITDKDGMGLFFIVYGDHYKERASNYLLLSFYLLFFLSLFYVYDLVLKHTDCWKRQLLYFAGFILFLAGLRYFMQAFRLPPTIYRLPIFDETFSKKIFITSIGDLLLTTFCIFQVCYITLSNIRINYQDEKLLHYRYLFTGGIIFLIFLYVDFFNFSIDLVVENMDIHLNIAQLVPVGLSSILSFVAIIMGGLVIVITIYGAVSVFWHMMSFITVIKVVTYMCVLLSLVSYMFSLYTNFWDCFFIWIVTVLLAVNRYLLKRDIQRSIYILVIFLLSIYVVMVTKKYESYKEQRQRMNYATELIEERDYNFEKRLVEIDRVIRGSEELKGWIEVGEEQEAEALLSGELLDLRGYNYSCEITFCRAGDSLWLTDTREQWGCREYFEWIIRKNGHRIDDSGFYSIGVFDGYVTYIGRYRFGEVNLYLRFDAVKNDEGIGYPQILSRKSADGKEDGYFYSYAKYSYGELVSSSGNFVYYKKLSAFGKDARNFDLFNKDKYSHMLIPVDNNSTLVISLHENTFALYYMNVLYAFFVCILISSYGLFFNVNRNINFRQGTLRARIKNSIISLIFILFVILTALSIYMNTVSFKGRHNAKAIELLKYVNKELERLPCVDARKCPEVTGRLSDMSELLLIDINIYSRQGKLIATSRPEIFEYGFEGTLVDPEALKQIEKLGVTSYIANGKVGELTYMSAYMPLVLDNGKSYILNIPYFAQNDELNLDIIIMVVITVNIAIVMMVLAFILSGLVAERVTRPLQMLNDKLKKMHVGGKNEKIVYNHADEVGRLVEEYNNMVDKLDESIVQLAKSERESAWREMARQIAHEIKNPLTPMKLNIQFMLRSLQMEDTEKFKERFRAVSGMLIEQIDNMAAIASAFSDFAKMSEAHNETFEVDELVRNCSLLFKNNTEELECDVEEGIRILADREQMRRVLINLLKNAEQSIPEGRQGVIRITVRKKEGKVEIRIRDNGQGIPENLREKIFQPNFTTKSSGMGLGLAICKRIIESMGGEIGFVSEVGVGTEFFIILDIVRA, from the coding sequence ATGAAGCGGAAGGCGTTTATCGTTTTGTTTGGTGCTGTGTTGTTGCTGATGGCGACAGCGCTGACGGAATATCTTTTCTATCGGCAGGATGAGAATACCTGGGTGGAACGCTTCGAAAGCCGTTTGCATGAACAGGAACGCAAAGCGGATCATTTATTGGCGACTTTTAGAGACAGCGTAGATATCGACTCCGAGGAATGGGAGGAGGATCTTATCTTTGTCGGGATTCGGGAGGGCAGGGTTTTCTTTTGGACGAACGAAATTATCGGAGATCGGCATTTATCCGAATTGCTGACCAGTGGGAGAAATTTTACGAAGATCGGAAATACCTATTACGAAATCCGGAGGAAAAGATATAAAGATATCGATTATTATGCCTTATTGCGGATCAAAGACGACTATCCCTATACCGGTAAATACATCAAAAACAATTTCGGAAAGTTTCTGAATATTAGTGAAGAGAATATCGGGCAGGTAGAAATCTCTACAGTCACCGTTGAACAGGGACATTTGATCACCGATAAGGACGGTATGGGCTTGTTTTTTATCGTTTATGGCGATCATTACAAAGAACGGGCTTCCAATTATCTGTTGCTTTCTTTCTATCTGCTGTTTTTCCTGAGTTTGTTTTATGTGTATGATCTGGTATTGAAACATACGGATTGCTGGAAAAGACAACTCCTTTATTTTGCCGGATTTATATTATTTCTGGCCGGTTTGCGCTATTTTATGCAAGCCTTTCGTCTGCCTCCTACTATTTATCGTCTGCCGATTTTCGATGAGACTTTTTCTAAAAAAATATTTATTACTTCTATCGGTGATTTATTATTGACTACCTTCTGTATTTTTCAGGTTTGTTATATCACTTTGTCGAATATCCGGATTAATTACCAGGATGAGAAACTGTTGCATTATCGTTACCTTTTCACTGGTGGGATTATTTTTCTGATTTTTCTATATGTCGATTTCTTCAATTTTTCCATCGATCTGGTGGTGGAAAATATGGATATTCATTTGAATATCGCGCAGTTGGTACCTGTGGGGCTCTCTTCTATTCTTTCGTTTGTCGCGATTATTATGGGAGGATTGGTGATCGTGATCACTATCTATGGTGCTGTTTCTGTTTTCTGGCACATGATGTCGTTCATAACGGTGATTAAAGTCGTCACTTACATGTGTGTTCTGTTGAGTCTGGTCAGTTATATGTTCAGTTTATATACGAACTTCTGGGATTGTTTTTTTATCTGGATCGTTACGGTTTTACTGGCTGTTAACAGGTATTTATTGAAGCGGGATATACAAAGAAGTATTTATATCCTTGTCATATTTTTATTATCCATCTACGTGGTGATGGTGACTAAAAAATATGAAAGCTATAAAGAGCAACGCCAGCGTATGAACTATGCCACCGAGCTGATAGAAGAAAGGGATTATAATTTCGAAAAGCGGTTGGTGGAGATCGATCGGGTCATACGCGGTTCGGAGGAACTGAAAGGATGGATCGAGGTTGGTGAGGAACAGGAAGCGGAAGCTTTGTTGAGTGGAGAGCTATTAGATTTGAGAGGATATAATTATTCTTGCGAAATCACTTTTTGCCGTGCCGGTGACAGTCTTTGGCTGACCGATACCCGCGAACAATGGGGATGCCGGGAGTATTTCGAATGGATTATACGTAAAAACGGGCACCGGATCGACGACTCCGGTTTCTATTCCATCGGTGTTTTCGATGGATATGTCACTTATATCGGGCGATATCGTTTCGGGGAAGTAAATCTTTATCTTCGTTTCGATGCAGTCAAGAACGACGAAGGCATAGGGTATCCGCAAATCCTGTCCCGTAAATCTGCCGATGGGAAAGAGGACGGTTATTTTTACTCCTATGCTAAATATAGCTACGGGGAGTTGGTGTCTTCTTCGGGAAATTTTGTGTATTATAAAAAATTATCGGCATTCGGTAAAGATGCCCGTAATTTCGACCTGTTCAATAAAGACAAATATTCGCATATGCTGATCCCTGTGGACAACAACAGTACCCTGGTCATCAGTTTGCATGAGAATACTTTCGCTCTTTATTACATGAATGTGTTGTATGCTTTCTTCGTTTGTATATTGATTTCTTCCTATGGTTTGTTTTTTAATGTCAACCGGAATATCAATTTCAGGCAAGGTACATTGAGGGCCCGGATAAAAAACAGTATTATATCTTTGATTTTTATCCTTTTTGTTATCCTGACAGCCTTGAGTATTTATATGAATACCGTGAGTTTTAAAGGGCGGCATAATGCTAAAGCGATCGAATTGCTGAAATATGTCAATAAAGAATTAGAGCGTTTGCCTTGTGTGGATGCCCGTAAATGTCCCGAAGTTACGGGCCGGCTATCCGATATGTCCGAATTACTGCTGATCGATATCAATATTTATTCCAGACAAGGGAAATTGATAGCTACTTCGCGCCCGGAAATTTTTGAATATGGATTCGAGGGTACTTTGGTCGATCCTGAAGCCTTGAAACAGATCGAAAAGCTCGGGGTGACCAGTTATATCGCAAACGGGAAAGTGGGCGAACTGACTTATATGTCGGCTTATATGCCGCTGGTATTGGACAATGGAAAATCTTATATACTGAATATCCCTTATTTCGCTCAAAATGACGAACTGAATCTGGATATTATTATTATGGTAGTCATCACGGTGAATATCGCTATTGTGATGATGGTCCTGGCTTTTATTTTATCCGGTTTGGTGGCGGAACGTGTTACCCGGCCTTTGCAGATGCTGAACGATAAATTGAAGAAAATGCATGTCGGAGGGAAAAATGAGAAAATTGTTTATAACCATGCCGATGAAGTCGGCCGCTTGGTGGAAGAATACAACAATATGGTGGATAAGCTGGATGAAAGTATTGTGCAGCTGGCAAAATCGGAAAGAGAGAGTGCCTGGCGTGAAATGGCGCGGCAGATTGCTCATGAAATTAAAAATCCGCTGACTCCGATGAAGTTGAATATCCAGTTTATGCTGCGTTCTTTGCAGATGGAAGATACGGAGAAATTTAAGGAACGTTTCAGAGCCGTTTCCGGCATGTTGATCGAGCAAATCGATAATATGGCTGCCATTGCTTCTGCTTTCTCTGATTTTGCCAAGATGTCCGAGGCACATAATGAGACTTTCGAAGTAGATGAGTTAGTACGCAACTGCTCGTTACTTTTCAAAAATAATACAGAAGAATTGGAATGTGATGTGGAGGAAGGGATCCGGATATTGGCCGACAGGGAACAGATGAGGCGGGTGTTGATCAATCTGTTGAAAAACGCAGAACAGAGTATCCCCGAAGGCCGGCAGGGAGTTATCAGGATCACAGTCCGTAAAAAAGAGGGGAAAGTGGAAATCCGTATCCGCGATAATGGGCAAGGTATACCGGAAAATCTTCGGGAGAAAATCTTTCAGCCGAATTTTACCACTAAATCCAGTGGCATGGGATTGGGGTTGGCTATCTGTAAACGGATTATCGAAAGTATGGGCGGGGAGATCGGTTTTGTGAGCGAAGTAGGGGTCGGTACGGAATTTTTCATTATATTGGATATTGTAAGAGCATAA
- a CDS encoding AAA family ATPase — translation MDVERQIDKLEIEAIVNNNFDDARISFLGESVYCQMKDIDSIKFEDLTLEENRIIIKNKPHKLSDKINVLFFKNIDCKSYNDTFLGLPAYKKDNLYIISLSRNKALQIIEDLYKYNEKREAVITHFFNQKLDKRHLIITKEELPAIDIYNIQLLEKTIDIGRKLLEFENILFIEGKPGIGKSHLVTCLTKEYNQPLVYRFWVSNQDKDYDLRLLFKNFIANISKELFGDLRRRTKDEIIQYISGIKKTVIIDGLDHVENYRPEELEYFVSFIDTLKETTKVIVLSRPLKRDIHWKKQQLVNWNFEETRLVLDELYHITDHPVCKDIFDITNGYPILVRFVAEQYKHSGQIQSLGKLESTNDYYEKIISTVNTKTALTLFITSHSYTTESEISIFLEEDLADIAKEFIKDYPYLFEIKLNRISLFHDSLNTYLLTKGTCNTKRLAKIKQIVFQSIINEEKRFISRIASFDLDKPMKVEILRKYADIDCFYRIYKDCIDFEAIRLFYNQLRHWLPELEADAFSIYTYYDLALITNILMRDQISTMNEFLYTYVQCLLFNGYSDDDITSSEYLFGMYYYYKTKDPILLYNITTEQHYDTNNFYQKLEYEVWAEDNYFNRHLKPVEKKRLKGFLSKEWINIDTLEYIPHLLANIYIHNTEINELKDFYQAVCLYIHKNENQGIKNLEKALSPFKSVNADLSPYYLAKAKDIILSLGTDTLPNEYLTHTLRELILKYTPEGSFNVWPKVLNYIRLSLHQNKKIDLANITSFFAMYQQRKDMTVINLPEALKIYEDKGFITIEKALDIIVFTQSMSEKGIRHLLREYLELHQPDIISIVLKKYHPAQLHITWFDLPAEHINCFPDELFEYALNQQLFYWNSYSKEVKFDEIKNLFLSDRKQELVNLLKFFKYRITIEKHNPYLKELQALKCSLSLNDSTENNKNIRSSEERFNQGILDADSIDFIKENKLNITDIAGYTDGYYSVFSDINIFKIYPKDQVKENVLLILRNALIGRIKTIDEFACLFYFVGNLPKFMDEYDITVEYKKLYDSFMKFLKISSLERIAR, via the coding sequence ATGGATGTTGAACGTCAGATCGACAAATTAGAGATAGAAGCTATTGTCAATAATAATTTTGACGATGCCCGTATATCATTTTTAGGCGAATCCGTTTATTGCCAGATGAAAGATATTGATAGTATAAAATTCGAAGACCTCACTTTGGAAGAAAACCGAATAATAATCAAAAACAAACCGCATAAATTATCCGATAAAATTAATGTGCTTTTTTTCAAAAACATTGATTGCAAAAGCTATAACGACACATTTTTAGGTTTGCCCGCCTATAAAAAAGATAACCTTTATATTATCTCGCTGTCCCGGAACAAAGCCTTACAAATAATCGAAGATCTTTATAAATACAATGAAAAAAGAGAGGCTGTAATTACCCATTTCTTCAATCAAAAATTAGATAAACGACATTTAATTATAACAAAGGAAGAATTACCCGCAATAGATATATACAACATCCAGTTATTAGAAAAAACGATAGACATTGGAAGAAAATTGCTGGAATTTGAGAATATCCTCTTCATAGAGGGTAAACCGGGAATTGGAAAAAGCCATTTGGTTACTTGTCTGACAAAAGAATACAACCAACCTTTGGTATATCGTTTTTGGGTTTCAAATCAGGATAAAGACTATGATTTGCGTTTACTTTTCAAAAACTTTATAGCAAATATCTCCAAGGAACTCTTTGGGGATTTACGTCGTCGGACAAAAGATGAAATCATTCAATATATATCTGGTATAAAGAAAACAGTAATAATTGATGGTCTTGATCATGTGGAAAACTATAGACCGGAGGAATTGGAATATTTCGTTTCCTTTATTGATACATTAAAAGAAACCACGAAAGTTATTGTCTTGTCGCGTCCCTTAAAGAGAGACATTCATTGGAAGAAACAACAATTAGTAAATTGGAATTTTGAAGAAACCAGATTAGTGTTGGATGAACTCTATCATATAACCGACCATCCTGTCTGTAAAGATATTTTTGACATTACCAATGGTTATCCGATTCTGGTTCGGTTTGTTGCCGAACAGTATAAACATAGCGGCCAAATACAATCATTAGGTAAATTGGAGAGTACAAATGATTATTATGAAAAAATCATATCTACTGTAAATACTAAAACAGCCCTGACATTATTTATTACCTCTCATTCGTATACAACGGAATCAGAAATTTCTATTTTTTTGGAGGAAGATCTTGCCGATATTGCAAAAGAATTTATTAAAGATTATCCTTATCTTTTTGAAATTAAGCTAAATAGAATTTCTTTATTTCATGATAGTCTAAACACATACTTGCTCACTAAAGGAACATGTAACACCAAACGGCTTGCCAAAATAAAACAAATTGTATTCCAGTCAATAATAAACGAGGAAAAACGGTTCATATCCCGTATTGCATCGTTTGATTTGGATAAACCCATGAAAGTAGAAATACTCCGGAAATATGCCGACATAGATTGTTTTTACAGAATTTATAAAGATTGTATTGATTTTGAAGCAATCCGATTATTTTATAATCAGCTTAGACATTGGCTTCCGGAGCTGGAGGCTGATGCTTTTAGCATTTATACATATTACGACCTGGCATTGATCACAAATATCTTAATGAGGGATCAGATTTCAACAATGAATGAATTTTTATATACATACGTACAATGTTTACTATTTAATGGATATAGCGACGATGATATAACAAGCTCTGAATATCTTTTTGGGATGTACTACTATTATAAAACCAAGGATCCCATATTACTCTATAATATTACAACAGAACAACATTACGACACAAATAATTTCTACCAAAAGTTAGAATATGAAGTATGGGCAGAAGATAATTATTTTAACAGGCATTTGAAACCAGTAGAGAAAAAACGGTTAAAAGGCTTTTTAAGTAAAGAATGGATAAATATTGATACTCTTGAATACATCCCGCATCTGTTAGCCAATATATATATCCATAATACAGAAATTAATGAATTGAAAGATTTTTATCAGGCAGTCTGCCTCTATATCCATAAAAACGAAAATCAGGGTATTAAAAATTTAGAAAAAGCGCTGTCTCCTTTTAAAAGCGTCAATGCCGATTTATCTCCTTACTATTTAGCAAAAGCAAAGGATATAATTTTATCCTTAGGTACTGATACATTACCCAATGAATATCTTACACATACCCTCCGGGAGCTTATTTTGAAATATACTCCTGAAGGTTCATTCAATGTATGGCCTAAAGTTCTCAACTATATTCGTCTTTCCTTACATCAAAACAAGAAAATTGATTTGGCAAATATCACCAGCTTCTTTGCCATGTATCAGCAACGCAAAGACATGACGGTAATAAACCTTCCCGAAGCTTTAAAAATATATGAAGACAAAGGATTTATAACGATAGAAAAAGCCCTTGATATTATCGTATTCACTCAAAGCATGTCAGAAAAAGGAATAAGGCATCTGCTTCGTGAATATCTTGAACTTCACCAACCCGATATAATTTCTATTGTATTGAAAAAATATCATCCGGCCCAACTGCACATTACTTGGTTCGATTTACCTGCGGAGCATATAAACTGCTTTCCGGATGAACTCTTTGAATATGCCCTGAATCAACAACTGTTCTATTGGAATAGTTATTCCAAAGAAGTGAAATTTGATGAAATAAAAAATCTCTTTCTCTCGGATAGAAAACAAGAATTAGTTAATCTCTTAAAATTTTTCAAATACCGGATTACGATTGAAAAACACAACCCTTACCTTAAAGAACTTCAGGCATTAAAATGCTCTTTATCTTTGAATGATTCTACAGAAAATAATAAAAATATCAGAAGTAGTGAAGAGAGATTTAATCAAGGTATTTTAGATGCTGATAGTATTGATTTCATAAAGGAGAACAAACTAAACATAACAGATATTGCTGGCTATACAGATGGTTATTACTCTGTTTTCTCCGATATAAATATCTTCAAAATTTACCCAAAAGACCAGGTAAAAGAAAATGTATTACTTATTTTGCGGAATGCCTTGATAGGTCGGATAAAAACAATTGATGAATTTGCTTGTTTATTCTATTTTGTGGGGAACCTGCCAAAATTTATGGATGAATATGACATTACAGTAGAGTACAAAAAACTATATGACAGTTTTATGAAATTTTTGAAAATATCCTCACTGGAGAGAATAGCAAGGTGA
- a CDS encoding M20 metallopeptidase family protein: MINIPPELLTNARMHYTYLHEHPELSFAEEQTAAYIRRTLDCLQIQYTNAGPTGIIGFLPGRDTSRTIALRADFDALPISEKEDHPLISRNPGIMHACGHDLHTAVLLGTAEILATRSLPFNLMFIFQHGEEVLPGGARDIIGNVFFQTHLPEWIIALHAEPDLPVGQLGICPGQYMASGDEISITLHGPGGHAALPDQSADLILIASHIVVALQQITSRNASPFIPTVLTFGHFRCHSMMNIIPKEVRLEGTFRTFDETWRQEAKTRIRRITTAIAESMGAQPAIEITDGYPCLYNQPEKAEQAIGILKTEFGEKQVIRLGRRMTTEDFARYSQLLPATFIRLGVSSTTHPAGKLHTPEFFPDLTALETGIRTLCSLILNND, from the coding sequence ATGATAAATATACCCCCTGAGCTGCTCACGAATGCCCGAATGCATTATACCTATTTGCACGAACATCCGGAACTAAGCTTTGCAGAAGAACAGACCGCAGCCTATATCCGCCGTACTCTTGACTGCCTGCAAATTCAGTATACCAACGCAGGCCCGACAGGGATCATCGGTTTTCTGCCCGGTAGAGACACTTCCCGGACAATTGCCTTACGGGCAGACTTCGACGCCCTGCCGATCTCCGAAAAGGAAGATCATCCTCTTATTTCCCGTAACCCGGGCATTATGCATGCCTGTGGGCACGATCTGCACACGGCCGTCTTATTGGGAACGGCAGAAATACTGGCCACCCGGTCACTGCCCTTTAACCTGATGTTCATCTTCCAACACGGAGAAGAGGTTTTGCCCGGCGGAGCCCGGGATATCATCGGAAATGTTTTTTTCCAAACCCATCTTCCGGAGTGGATCATCGCTTTACATGCAGAACCGGACCTTCCGGTCGGCCAGCTCGGCATCTGTCCGGGTCAATATATGGCCTCGGGAGACGAGATATCCATCACCCTGCACGGCCCGGGAGGACATGCCGCCTTACCCGACCAATCGGCAGACCTGATCCTGATCGCTTCCCATATCGTCGTGGCTCTGCAGCAGATTACCAGCCGGAACGCCTCTCCCTTCATTCCTACCGTCCTGACTTTCGGTCATTTCAGATGCCACAGCATGATGAACATCATCCCCAAAGAAGTCCGGCTAGAAGGGACTTTCCGCACTTTCGACGAAACCTGGCGCCAGGAGGCTAAAACCCGTATCCGCCGGATAACCACAGCTATTGCCGAAAGTATGGGAGCCCAACCGGCGATAGAAATAACCGATGGCTATCCCTGCCTCTATAACCAACCGGAAAAAGCAGAGCAAGCGATCGGCATATTAAAAACAGAATTCGGAGAAAAGCAGGTAATCCGGTTGGGCCGGCGCATGACCACGGAAGATTTCGCCCGTTACAGTCAGCTCCTCCCTGCAACATTCATCCGCTTGGGCGTAAGTTCGACTACCCACCCGGCGGGGAAACTGCATACACCCGAATTCTTCCCGGACTTAACTGCACTGGAAACCGGCATCCGTACTTTATGTTCGCTCATTCTTAATAACGATTAA
- a CDS encoding KilA-N domain-containing protein, with protein sequence MTKITVQDTDISIVKYNEEDYISLTDMARSQMQEHIIFRWLSLKSTIEYLGEWEMLYNPVFNCTEFGTIKNAAGSNNFVLSVKTWIEQTNAQGIRSKAGRYGGTYAHRDIAYHFGMWLSPKFQLLLIKEYQRLKTEEQKLLGWSAKRELSKINYRIHTDAIRQNLIPAKVTPAQANIIYASEADVLNVAMFSMTAKQWREANPELKGNIRDYATINELICLSNMENLNAVFIEQGIPQSERLIKLNQIAIHQMSILETGDANDRKLLK encoded by the coding sequence ATGACAAAAATCACCGTACAAGACACCGATATTTCAATCGTAAAATACAATGAGGAAGATTATATCAGTCTTACAGACATGGCCCGAAGCCAAATGCAGGAACATATTATTTTCCGTTGGCTTAGTCTGAAGAGTACAATCGAATACCTTGGTGAATGGGAAATGCTTTATAATCCCGTTTTTAATTGTACCGAATTCGGTACAATTAAAAACGCCGCCGGAAGCAACAATTTTGTACTATCGGTGAAAACATGGATTGAACAAACCAATGCGCAGGGCATTCGTTCAAAGGCCGGGCGATACGGTGGTACATATGCCCACAGGGATATTGCCTACCATTTCGGCATGTGGCTTAGTCCAAAATTTCAATTACTTTTAATCAAAGAATATCAGCGGCTGAAAACGGAAGAGCAAAAATTGCTGGGCTGGTCGGCAAAGCGGGAACTATCAAAAATCAACTACCGCATCCACACGGATGCCATTCGGCAAAACCTTATTCCGGCAAAGGTGACGCCAGCTCAGGCAAATATCATTTATGCCAGCGAAGCCGATGTGCTGAACGTGGCAATGTTCAGCATGACGGCAAAGCAATGGCGCGAGGCTAATCCGGAACTCAAAGGAAATATCCGGGATTACGCCACGATTAACGAATTGATTTGCTTGTCGAACATGGAGAACCTGAACGCAGTTTTTATCGAACAAGGAATACCGCAAAGTGAACGGCTCATAAAACTAAACCAAATTGCTATCCATCAAATGAGCATATTGGAAACCGGAGACGCTAATGACCGCAAACTGTTAAAGTGA
- the rlmH gene encoding 23S rRNA (pseudouridine(1915)-N(3))-methyltransferase RlmH: MKICLLVIGKTDADYIRAGIEEYEKRLRKYVGYEMKVLPDVKNTKHMSEALQKEKEGLLLLEQFLPTDYVILLDERGKQYGSGEFSAFLAQKMLNGIKRLVFVIGGPYGFSEAVYRKADELLSLSKMTFSHQMVRMIFAEQIYRAMTIMKGEPYHHE; encoded by the coding sequence ATGAAAATTTGTTTGCTGGTTATTGGGAAAACAGATGCGGATTATATTCGGGCGGGAATTGAAGAATACGAAAAACGGTTGAGGAAATATGTGGGGTATGAGATGAAAGTCTTGCCGGATGTCAAGAATACCAAACATATGAGTGAGGCATTGCAAAAGGAGAAAGAAGGTTTGTTGCTATTGGAACAATTCTTGCCGACCGATTATGTGATTTTGCTGGATGAACGGGGAAAACAGTACGGTTCCGGCGAATTTTCTGCTTTTTTGGCACAAAAGATGCTGAATGGGATAAAGCGGTTGGTTTTTGTGATCGGAGGACCTTATGGTTTTTCGGAAGCGGTCTACCGAAAGGCTGATGAGCTGTTGTCTTTATCGAAAATGACTTTCTCGCATCAGATGGTCCGGATGATTTTTGCCGAGCAGATTTATCGGGCGATGACCATTATGAAGGGAGAGCCTTATCATCATGAATAA
- a CDS encoding glycosyltransferase family 9 protein yields MPKFLIIRFSSIGDIIQCMGIIDGIREHFPDAEIHWIARKDMSSFLAMDKRIGKIWAFDKALGLKGLLKIARQLREEHYDYIYDAHSNIRSNILRLKLLPWWSKGPHFTLRSKERWKRFLLFNWGINRFPWPFRGVVSYRKPLLKWGIDRFPDTYDDWYFPENFPEKLNSRIQAHTITLVPSANWIKKRWPVEHWKKLITLLSEYHFLILAGPGDTFCEEIRTEAPERVENLAGKTTLLESCYLIHRSHIVVSADTGFMHAADLFRIPTLALIGPTAFGFPTGPTAEIFETALSCRPCTKDGSGKCKKSVYQQCMVDIRPETIATRIRQLLPIK; encoded by the coding sequence ATGCCCAAATTTCTGATCATCCGTTTTAGCTCGATAGGCGATATCATTCAATGTATGGGAATCATCGACGGTATCCGGGAACATTTTCCCGATGCAGAAATCCATTGGATCGCCCGAAAAGATATGTCTTCTTTCCTGGCCATGGACAAGCGCATCGGTAAAATATGGGCTTTCGATAAAGCACTCGGCCTTAAAGGCCTGTTAAAAATCGCCCGGCAACTCCGGGAGGAGCATTACGATTATATTTATGACGCCCATAGTAATATCCGGTCTAATATCTTAAGACTAAAATTATTACCCTGGTGGAGCAAAGGTCCGCATTTCACCCTGCGTAGCAAAGAACGCTGGAAAAGGTTTTTACTTTTCAATTGGGGTATCAATCGGTTTCCCTGGCCTTTCCGGGGTGTCGTTTCTTACCGGAAACCACTTTTAAAATGGGGGATCGACCGTTTCCCGGATACTTACGACGACTGGTATTTCCCGGAAAATTTCCCGGAAAAGCTGAATTCCCGTATACAGGCCCATACGATTACCCTTGTCCCTTCTGCCAACTGGATAAAGAAAAGATGGCCGGTCGAACATTGGAAAAAGCTGATCACCTTACTATCGGAATACCACTTTCTGATCCTAGCGGGTCCGGGCGATACCTTCTGCGAAGAAATCAGGACCGAAGCTCCTGAACGGGTAGAAAACCTGGCAGGTAAAACAACCTTATTGGAATCCTGCTACCTCATTCACCGTTCCCATATCGTCGTCAGTGCCGACACCGGTTTCATGCATGCCGCCGATCTCTTCCGAATCCCGACTCTGGCCCTTATCGGCCCGACCGCTTTCGGTTTTCCCACCGGTCCGACCGCCGAGATATTCGAGACCGCCTTGTCGTGCCGGCCATGTACGAAAGATGGAAGCGGGAAATGTAAAAAAAGTGTTTACCAGCAATGTATGGTAGATATCCGCCCGGAAACCATCGCAACCCGTATCCGGCAACTCCTGCCTATAAAGTGA